Proteins from a genomic interval of Candidatus Lokiarchaeota archaeon:
- a CDS encoding saccharopine dehydrogenase — translation MKALVLGSGQMGKGVAFDLAAHDICTEVLVGDIDTRRATEVAEFGGPKVAPLKIDAENREEIKDAFSDVEVVVSCVSYRVNPLHTEIAIETGTNMVDLGGNFQIVEQQLDMNDPAKKADIIVIPDCGLAPGMTNILASSGINYLDRTEEVVIRVGGLPKNPRPPLNYSLVFSVEGLINEYVEPCRVLKEGKIAFENPLVGFEQIQFPEPFGTLEAFNTSGGTSTLPSTYEGKVENLNYKTIRYPGHGHKMWTLLKLGLMNSEEMTVAGTKVAPRKILEKLLEENLPEVKEDVTLLRIDVSGWKGTESRKLEYELIDHYDDRTGLTSMARTTAFTASAVATMICNGNIEERGVLPPELAVPAEPFIAEMRKRGIDIKKRVF, via the coding sequence ATGAAAGCATTGGTATTGGGCTCGGGTCAAATGGGAAAAGGTGTGGCTTTTGATCTCGCTGCGCATGATATATGCACAGAGGTTTTGGTAGGCGATATAGACACGAGAAGAGCAACCGAGGTAGCTGAGTTTGGAGGGCCAAAGGTAGCCCCCCTCAAAATCGATGCGGAGAACAGAGAAGAGATCAAAGATGCCTTTTCTGACGTGGAGGTCGTAGTTAGTTGTGTGAGCTACAGAGTTAATCCACTCCATACGGAGATAGCAATTGAAACTGGGACGAACATGGTTGATCTAGGGGGGAATTTCCAGATAGTTGAACAGCAATTGGATATGAATGACCCTGCCAAAAAAGCTGATATCATCGTAATTCCAGATTGTGGACTTGCGCCTGGAATGACAAATATCCTTGCTAGCAGCGGCATCAACTATCTCGACCGAACTGAAGAGGTCGTAATCAGAGTTGGAGGTCTTCCGAAGAATCCCCGACCTCCTCTGAACTATTCTCTTGTATTCTCTGTTGAAGGTCTCATCAATGAGTACGTAGAACCATGTAGAGTCCTTAAGGAGGGCAAAATTGCTTTTGAAAACCCACTCGTTGGTTTTGAACAAATCCAATTCCCTGAGCCATTTGGGACCCTGGAGGCATTCAATACAAGTGGAGGTACATCCACGTTACCATCAACATACGAGGGAAAAGTTGAGAATCTCAATTACAAGACTATTCGATATCCTGGGCATGGTCATAAGATGTGGACACTGCTGAAGCTGGGTCTAATGAATTCAGAAGAAATGACTGTAGCAGGAACCAAAGTAGCCCCAAGAAAGATACTCGAGAAACTGCTCGAAGAGAATCTCCCAGAAGTTAAGGAGGATGTTACCCTTCTGAGAATTGATGTGAGTGGCTGGAAGGGCACCGAGTCACGCAAGCTAGAGTATGAACTGATAGATCATTACGACGATAGAACCGGACTTACATCAATGGCAAGAACAACCGCATTCACTGCATCAGCTGTTGCCACTATGATTTGCAATGGCAATATCGAGGAAAGAGGAGTATTGCCGCCAGAATTGGCTGTACCGGCGGAACCCTTCATTGCTGAAATGAGGAAACGAGGAATCGATATCAAGAAACGTGTCTTCTGA